The genomic region ATGGTAAATGAAACCAAGGAAAACGTCGAACGTGGCGACCTGCTGGCGCTGACCTCCGATATCGTTTCGGCGCATCTCGCCAATAATAGCGTCGCTATGGCCGACGTACCGCACCTGATCGAGCAGGTATATTATACCTTGACCAAGCTCGGCGCCGACGCGCCCGAAGAGCCTGTCGAGAAGGCCAAGCCCGCCGTTCCCGTTCGTCGCTCGGTAATGCCGGACTACATCATTTGCCTGGAAGATGGTAAGAAGTTGAAAATGCTCAAGCGGCATCTGCGGACGGCCTACAATATGTCGCCCGAGGAATACCGTGAGAAGTGGGGTCTGCCGGCCGATTATCCGATGGTGGCTCCGAATTACGCGGCGCAGCGCCGGGTCCTCGCCAAAAAGATCGGCCTGGGCACCAAGCGCGGCCGCCGGAAGTAACGGGTCTCCGGCGCGGGCGCGTCCGGGACCCTCGACGCAAGGTGAGGTATGCCGGATCGACTCGAAAAGCTATGTGTTTCCAAGGGGATGAGAATGACCGATCAGCGGCGGGTGATTGCCCGCGTGCTGTCGGAGGCCCATGACCATCCCGATGTCGAAGAGCTTTACGCCCGCGCCGCCAAGATCGACAGTCACATCAGTATCGCCACGGTCTACCGGACCGTGCGCCTCTTCGAGGAGGCGGGGATCTTGGAGCGTCACGACTTCAGGGATGGCCGTTCCCGGTATGAAGAGGTGCCCGAACGGCACCACGATCACCTGATCGACGTCCAGACCGGCAATGTGGTCGAGTTCCGCAATGAGGAAATCGAGAAGCTGCAGGAGTTCATCGCCAGGGAGCTCGGCTACAAGCTCGTCGACCACCGGCTGGAACTGTACGGCGTGCCGCTGAAAAAGGATTCCTGACGCCCTATGGCTGATGGTTCGCCGACGCGCGCCCGGTCCCTGCCGCTCAGCCATCCGCGGGCGCTGTTGTGCCTGCTGGGTGTGGCGCTGTGCCTGGTGCCGGTCATCCTGATCCAGCCGATCCTGTTGCGGCTGCCGGGCCGGGCCAAGGAAAAGCTTCCCTACTGGTATTTCAAGGTTGCCTGCTGGATCCTGGGCATCAGCGTCGAAGTACACGGCGAGCGGTCCCGCGAGGAACCCGTGCTGTATGTCGCCAACCACGTCTCCTGGCTCGACATCTTCACCCTGGGCGGCCTGATGACGCCGTCATTCGTCGCCCGCGGCGACCTGGAAGGGTGGGCCCTGTTCGGCTGGCTTTCCACCCTGCGGCGGACCATCTTCATCGACCGGGAGAATCGCACCCGCTCCAGCGCACATCTTGAGATGATGATCGACCGGCTCCGGGCCGGCGACAGCCTGATTCTGTTTCCCGAAGGCACCAGTTCGGACGGCAGCCGGGTGCTGCCCTTCAAGAGCAGCCTGTTTGCCGTGGCCGAGCGCTGGCAGGGCGCGAAGCCGCTGACCGTGCAGCCGGTCACCGTCGCCTATACGCAGATCAATTCCATGCCACTCGGCCGCCATTTCCGCCCGTTCGTGGGCTGGTACGGCGACATGGTGCTGGGCCCTCATGTCTGGGAGCTGCTGACCATCGGCCGGGTCAGCGCGGTGATCACCTTCCATGACGCAATCACGCTGGACGCCGTCGGCGGGCGCAAGGCCATGTCGGCCCATTGTCACGCCGAAATCTCGCGGCGCCTCGAATATCTCAACAGCGGGTATGATCCGGTGGAACACGCGGCCTGATCCGGCTTTTCTTGACTCCGGGACGACCGCTGCTAGGTTCCGCGCCCGCAATACTTTAGGATAGACCCGTGGCGAAGAAACGGCTGCACATCAAGACCTATGGCTGCCAGATGAACGTCTACGACTCGGCGCGCATGGCCGATGTCCTTGCGCCGCTGGGCTATGAGGCGACCGATGTGCCGGACGACGCCGACCTGGTCATCCTCAATACCTGCCATATCCGCGAGAAGGCGGCCGAGAAGGTCTATTCCGAAGTCGGCCGCCTGCGCCTGCTCAAGGAGGAGAAGGCCCGCACCGGCGGCCGCATGCTGGTCGCCGTCGGCGGCTGCGTCGCCCAGGCCCAGGGCGAGGAAATGATGCGCCGCGCGCCCACCATCGATCTGGTGTTCGGGCCGCAGGCCTATCAGGACCTGCCCGATCTGCTGGGCCGCGCCACCCGCGAGCTGATGGAAACCGGCCGCTCGCACGTGGTCGCCGTCGATCTCGCGGTCGACGAAAAGTTCGATCGCCTGCCGGAAATGGCCGCGGCGCAGGGTTACAGCGCGTTCCTGACCATCCAGGAAGGCTGCGACAAGTTCTGCTCGTTCTGCGTGGTGCCCTATACGCGCGGCGCGGAATATTCGCGGCCCGTGCCCGACATCATCGCAGAGGCCCGCCGCATGGTGGACCAGGGCACGGTCGAGATCACCCTGCTGGGCCAGAACGTCAATGCCTGGCACGGTGATGACGGCACGGGCGCCGCCGCCGGCCTGGGCGAGTTGATGCGGCGGCTGGCCGAAATCGACGGGCTGGAGCGCATCCGCTACACCACGTCCCATCCGCGCGACGTGGACGCCGACCTGATCGCCGCCCACCGCGATGTGCCGAAGATCATGCCCTTCCTTCACCTGCCGGTGCAGAGCGGCTCCGACCGCATCCTGAAGGCCATGAACCGGCGGCACAATGCGGCGCGCTATCACGAGATCATCGCCAGCCTGCGCGACGCCCGGCCCGACCTTGCGCTGTCGAGCGACTTCATCGTCGGCTATCCGGGCGAAACCGACGCCGATTTCGAGGCGACCATGGACCTGGTGCGCCAGGTCGGCTTCGCCTCGGCCTATTCGTTCAAGTACAGCCCCCGCCCGGGCACGCCGGCCGCCGACCTGGACGAGCAGGTGCCCGAGGACGTGAAGTCCTTGCGGCTCGCAGCGCTGCAAGAGGAACTGCTGCGCCAGCAGGAGGCGTTCAACACCGCCACCGTCGGCCAGATCCTGCCGGTGCTGCTCGAGCGCGACGGCCGACATCCCGGTCAGCTCGTCGGACGCAGCCCCTTCATGCAGGCGGTCAGTGTCGATGCGGGTTCCGCCGCGGGTCATTTAAAGGGTACCATCCGGAACGTGGAAATCGCAGCCGTGCTGTCGAACAGCCTGCGCGGGCGGTTGGTGGAGCCCGTAAACCTGGTGGCGGCGCAGTGACAGCGAGGGAAAGTGGCAGATAAACCGACGGGAATGCCCGGGGGCGCCGCGCCCACGGCCGACAAGGTCGTCACCGATTTCAGTGATAATTCCTTATTGCCGGAACTGTTCGGCAAGCATGACAGCAACCTCGCACTTATCGAGAAACGCCTGGGCGTGACGGTGTCGTCGCGCGGCAACAAGGTGTCGATCGCCGGTCCATCGGTATCGGCGGGTGCCGCCCGTTCCGTGCTGCACTCGCTCTATAGCCGGCTGGAGCGCGGCCAGACTGTCGAATCCGGTGATGTCGAGGGCGCGATCCGGCTGGCCGAATCGGCCCAGCCCGGCGATGCCCAGCAGACCGTGATCCGCACCCGCAAGCGGCTGATCACGCCCCGTTCGGCGCGCCAGACCGAATATGTCGAGCGCATCCGCGAATCCGAGATCGTCTTCGGCGTCGGTCCCGCGGGCACGGGCAAGACCTATTTGTCGGTTGCCGTCGCTGTCGAGATGCTGCTCCAGGGCCGCGTGGACCGGCTCATCCTGTCGCGTCCCGCGGTCGAGGCGGGCGAGCGTATCGGCTTCCTGCCCGGCGACCTGCGCGACAAGGTCGATCCCTATCTGCGTCCGCTCTACGACGCGCTGCACGACATGCTGCCCGGCGACCAGGTCGCCAAGGCGCTGGAAAGCGGCGACATCGAGGTGGCGCCACTCGCCTTCATGCGCGGCCGGACGCTGGCCAACTCGTTCATCATCCTGGATGAGGCGCAGAACACCACGCCCATGCAGATGAAGATGTTCCTGACCCGCATCGGCGAGAATTCGCGGATGGTGATCGCCGGCGACCCCAGCCAGATCGACTTGCCGCTCGGCAGCAAATCGGGTCTGCGCGACGCCCTCGACATCCTGTCCGGCGTGCCCGAGGTCGGCGTCGTCCACTTCGGCGAGGCGGACGTGGTGCGTCATCATCTCGTCACACGTATCGTGCAAGCCTACAACGAGAACGACCGGCAGCGGCAGGTGGCGCAGATGGCGCGCAGAACCGCCCAGAATGGAGATGATGGCGGCTAAGCCGCCGGCCCATGCTGTCTGTAGAGATATCCATGGAGTGCGACAGTTGGCTCGGGCCGCTACCCGATGCCGAAGCATTCGCCCGCGAGACCCTGTCCCGCGCCGGCACCGGGGCGGATGACGCCGAGGTCAGCGTGCTGTTTGCCGACGACGCCTTCGTCCGCGACCTGAACGCCCGCTGGCGCGGCCAGGACAAGCCCACCAACGTGCTGTCGTTTCCGGCGGCCGCCGCACCGGCGCAGCAACCGCGTGCGCTGGGCGATATCGTCCTCGCCTATGAGACCGTGGCGCGCGAGGCGCAGGAGGCCGGCAAACCGTTCACCCATCACGCTGCCCATCTGCTGGTGCATGGCTTCCTGCACCTGCTGGGATACGACCATGAAACCGAAGCCGAGGCCGACGACATGGAGGCCCGCGAGGTCCGCATACTCGAAACCCTCGACATTCCCGATCCCTATGCGGAAAATACCGCCATCAAACAGAACCGAGCATGAGCGACTCTTCCTCAGAGGCTGACAGTACGAACTTGAAAGGCTGGGTGAGCGGCATGCTCACCAGGCTGCGCGGTCGCGAGCCCTCCCTGCGCGAAAGCCTCGAGGACGTCATCGAGGAACACCGCGACGATCCGTCGGACCTGACCGCCGAAGAGCGGATCATGCTGATGAACATCGTCTCGCTGCGCGAGCTCGAGATATCCGATGTGATGGTCCCCCGCGCCGACATTGTCGCCGTCGAGATGACCATGCCCATCGAAGAGCTGGTCAAGGCGTTCAAGGAAGCGGCGCATTCCCGCCTGCCGGTCTATCGCGACACCCTCGACGACGTGGCCGGCATGGTCCATGTGAAGGACGTGCTGATCGCCGTCACCGAGGGTCAGTCGAATGGCCGCGCGGTCACGATCAGCGACATCAAGCGCCGCGTGCTGTTCGTGCCGCCCTCCATGCCGGTGATCGACCTGTTGCTGAAGATGCGGCTCAGCCGCAATCACATGGCGCTGGTGATCGACGAATATGGCGGCACCGACGGCCTCGTGACCATCGAAGACCTGATCGAGACCATCGTCGGCGACATCGACGACGAGCACGACGAGCAGCTGACGCCGCTGATCATGCCCAGGCCGTCCGGCAGTTTCGACGTGGACGCCCGCTGTCCCGTCGAGGAACTCGAGACACAGCTCGGCATCGATCTGCTGCCCGAGGAGCAGGAAGATTATATCGACACCGTCGGCGGATTGTTGTTCTCGCTGACCGGCCGCGTACCCGAGCGCGGCGAGGTGATCGAGCATCCTTCCGGCGTCGAGTTCGAGGTCACCGAGGCCGATGCCCGCCAGCTCCGGCGGGTCCGGGTTCGCAAGCCAAGGTCCGATCTGGGCGACATGCTGCCGTGATGCGATCCCGCACATGATGGCCGGTTTGCCCGGCTGGCTGGCCGCGCGCCGTCCCTGGCAGCGCTTCGGCCTCGCATTCGTGCTCGGCGCGCTCGCGACCGCGGCCTTCGCGCCGCTTTATGCCGTACCCGTTCTGCTGGTCTCGTTTCCGGGCCTGATTCTGCTGCTCGAGGCCGCGCCCATGAAGAAGGGCGCATTCGGGATCGGCTGGTTCTTCGGTTTCGGCCACTTCCTCACCGGCTTCTACTGGGTGGCCAATGCCCTCGCCATCGCTGGCGCGCCGCCGGCTGCCGCCATCGCCCTGCCGCTGGGCATGGCGCTCTACACCGGCTTTGCCGGCCTGCTGTTTCGCGTCATAGGCCGCCTTGTGCCGTCCCGGGTGCTGCTGTTCGCGCTGTGCTGGGCGCTGGCCGAATGGCTGCGCGGCCATGTCATTACCGGTTTCCCGTGGAACCTGGCCGCCTATGCATGGGCATTCTCCGATGCCATGAGCCAGTTCGCGTCGCTGGCGGGCGCCTATGGCATGACGCTGATCACCGCCGCGATCGCCGCCTCGCCGGTTGTTCTGGTCGGACGCAAACCGGCAGGCAGCAGTGATTTCCGCGGGCCCATCGGCGCCGCCTTTTGCGTGCTTGCGCTGTTCGTCTTCGGCGCCGTCCGTCTGGCCGCTGCCGACCCGGAGCCGGCGGACCGGCCCATGGTGCGCGCCGTCCAGCCGGATATCGCCCAGGATGAGAAGTGGCTGCCGCAGAATTTTCACCGCAACTTCACCGACCACCTCGCCCTTTCCGAGGGCCCCGGCAACGAGGCCATCGACCTGTTCGCCTGGTCTGAGGCGGCCGTGCCCTACCAACTCGATGTGGATATGCCGGGCCGCGACCGGATCGCCCGGGTCGGGCGGCCCGGCGCGGTCGTGGTCACCGGCTTTCCCCGGGTCGAGGTCTTGCCGGACGGCCGGATGCGGTATTTCAACAGCATGATCTTTGTCGGCGAGGGCGGGAAGACGCTGGCCACCTTCGACAAGGCCCATCTGGTGCCGTTCGGCGAATATGTGCCGCTCAAGGGCCTGTTCAGGGCGCTCGATTCCCTGTTTGAAGTACTGGGCCTCGAAATCCGGTTCGATAAGGTGGTCGAGGGCGGCGGCGACTTCGCGCCCGGTCCCGGCGCCAGAGTGATTCATCTGCCCGGCCTGCCGCCGGTCAGCCCGCTGATCTGCTACGAGGTGATCTTTCCCGGCGCGGTCACGCCCCGGGCCGAGCGGCCCGACTGGCTGCTCAACATCACCAACGACGCCTGGTATGGCGAATGGGCCGGCCCGCGGCAGCACCTCGCCATCGCCCGCTATCGCAGCATCGAGGAAGGCTTGCCCATGCTGCGCGCCGCGGGCACCGGCATCTCGGCCATCATCGATGCTCACGGACGGGTGATCGCCGATCTGGGCATCGGCGAGCGCGGCATCGTCGACGGCCGTCTGCCCGCGCCCCTGGCGCCCACGCTGTACGCCCGCTTCGGTGACAGCGTGTTCTGGGTTCTCATGGCCGGCCTGGCGCTACTCGTTTTGGGCATGCGCCTGCGCAACCGCCAGTAGATGGCGCTTGACCCGCCATACATCCCTCAATATTGCTAGTTTTAACAGGTTCGAGGGTCGGCGATATCTGTTGGGTTTGGCGCATTGGCGTCATTGGGGCTATGGAAGCTGATCCTTCAGTCCGGTTCACGCGCGTTCCCGGACTGGGGAACTTGAGGAGACCAGCGCGTGCTATCTGACTCGAATCCTGTCGATATCCATGTCGGCAAACGCTTGCGGCAGCGCCGCACCTTCATCGGCATGACACAGGAACAACTGGGTGTCGCGCTCGGCATCACGTTCCAGCAAATCCAGAAATACGAACGCGGCGCTAACCGGATAGGCGCCAGCCGGCTGTTCGATATCTGCCGCATTCTGGACGTTACGCCGCAGTTCTTTTTCGAGGAAATGCCCGAGCAGGGCGAGGGCGCCCCACTCGGCGCCGCGCCGCAGCCGACGCGCGGCGACGATCCCATCGACCGCGAAACCATGGACCTTGTCCGGGCCTACCGGCAGATCGACAGCGCGCCGGTCCGCCATCGTTTGCTCGAACTGGCCCGGGCCCTCGCCAAGGGCGGTTGAGCAACATCCCATGACAATACTTGCAGTGTGCCGAACCTTCCGCCGCAGCCGGAAGGGGCCTTCGGCATGCGCCCGGCCGTTTCCACGCCCGGCCGGGGACCGAATATAAGGATATAAAGACATCTTTATGCTTGTTCGCCGCTTGCGGCCGCTGCTATACAGCGAACGTGCCGGCGATGGCGGGGCAGTGTCTCCACGCGCCTTTTCCGAACTCCATTTTCGAGGGGTCACGTGGCCAGAAACTCGTACCTTTTCGCCAGCGAATCCGTTTCCGAAGGCCATCCCGACAAAGTCTGCGACATGATATCCGACGCCGTCCTGGACACGTTCCTGGCGGCCGACCCGTATGCGCGCGTCGCGTGCGAGACCCTGGTCACCACCCAGCAGATCATTCTGGCCGGCGAGGTGCGCGGTCCCGCATCGATCACCCCGGACGTGCTGGAACAGGTGGCCCGCAATACGGTGCGCCAGATCGGCTACGAGCAGGACGGTTTTCACTGGAAGACCTGCGACGTCAAGGTGCTCCTGCATAGCCAGTCGGCCGACATCGCCATCGGCGTCGATTCCGCCGGCAACAAGGACGAGGGCGCGGGCGACCAGGGCATCATGTTCGGCTATGCCTGCCGCGAGACCGACGCGCTGATGCCGGCGCCGATCTACTATGCCCACAAGATCCTGCGCGACATGGCGCAGGCCCGCCATTCGGGCACCGTGAAGGGCCTCGGTCCAGACGCCAAGAGCCAGATCAGCCTGCTCTACGAGAATGGCCAGCCGGTGCGCGCCACCTCGATCGTCGTCTCGACCCAGCATGACGGGGATTTGTCATCCGCCGACGTGGAAGGCATCGTCCATCCCTTCATCTCCAATGCACTGCCGTCGGGCTGGCTGACCAGCGAAACCGACTTCTACATCAATCCCACCGGACGCTTCGTCATTGGCGGACCGGACGGCGATGCCGGCCTTACCGGCCGCAAGATCATCGTCGACACCTATGGCGGCGCCGCGCCCCATGGCGGCGGCGCGTTCTCCGGCAAGGATCCGACCAAGGTCGACCGCTCGGCTGCCTATGCGGCGCGCTATCTGGCGAAGAACGTCGTGGCCGCCGGCCTGGGCGATCGCTGCACGATCCAGCTTTCCTATGCCATCGGCGTGTCGAGGCCGCTGTCGATCTATGTGGACCTGCATGGCACCGGCAACGTCGATGAAAACCGGCTGTCCGAGGTGCTTGCCGAGGTGATGGACCTCAGCCCGCGCGGCATCCGCACCCATCTGGGCCTCAACAAGCCGATCTATGCGCGCACCGCAGCCTATGGCCATTTCGGCCGCGAACCCGAAGCCGACGGCGGCTTCAGCTGGGAACGCACCGATCTGGCCGACGCGCTGCGCTCTGCCCTCGCCTGATTCTGGCATGACATCCGACACACCTGTCGTCCGCCGCCTCTATGGCCGGCGGCGGGGCAAGGCGCTCAACCAGACACGGCTGGACCTGATGGACCGGCTGCTGCCGGCTGTCTCGGTGCCGCTCGAGGAAGGCGACGCCAACCTGGACCCTCGTATCTGGTTCGGGCCGTCGGTGTGCGAGGTCTGGTTCGAGGTGGGCTTCGGCAAGGGCGAGCACCTGGCCTGGCAGGCGCGCAACAATCCCGAGATCGGCTTCATCGGCTGCGAGCCGTACGAGAACGGCGTTGCCGGCCTGCTTGCCGAGATCGCCGAGCACAAGCTGGACAATGTCCGGATTTGGATGGACGACGCGGCGGTGCTGCTGGCGGCGTTGCGCCCGGCCAGCATCGGCCGGGCCTTCCTGTTGTTCCCCGATCCCTGGCCCAAGGCGCGCCATCATCGCCGCCGGTTCGTCAGCCACGACCGGCTCGACATCCTGGCAAGGGCGCTGGCAGACGGCGCCGAGTTCCGCGCGGCCACCGACCACGCCGATTACGGCGACTGGATCGTGCGGCACATGAGCGCCCGCGAGGATTTCGAGTGGACCGCCGAACGCGCCGCCGACTGGCAGGGCCGGACCGAAGACTGGCCGCAGACCCGTTACGAAGCCAAGGCGCTGGAGAAGGGCGACAAGCCGCTTTATCTGCGCTATCGACGGATGACCCGGTAGCAAGGTCCCCAAGGCTCGGGCCGGCGGCAGTTTGCGGATCAACCTGTCTTGCGCCGTCGTGAGCGCACAATCCTGTCCGATCCTCCCCGTCACGCTTCCGCTCCGCCGATCGCGGTTGCCTAGCGGACGGTCGGTGTGGGAGGCTGCCGCTATGCCTGGGGAGGACAAAAGCATGAGCAAGCCCATCATCGATCCGGCCATTTTCGGCAGTGCCGACTATGCGGCC from Emcibacter sp. SYSU 3D8 harbors:
- a CDS encoding MucR family transcriptional regulator; translated protein: MVNETKENVERGDLLALTSDIVSAHLANNSVAMADVPHLIEQVYYTLTKLGADAPEEPVEKAKPAVPVRRSVMPDYIICLEDGKKLKMLKRHLRTAYNMSPEEYREKWGLPADYPMVAPNYAAQRRVLAKKIGLGTKRGRRK
- a CDS encoding Fur family transcriptional regulator, whose amino-acid sequence is MPDRLEKLCVSKGMRMTDQRRVIARVLSEAHDHPDVEELYARAAKIDSHISIATVYRTVRLFEEAGILERHDFRDGRSRYEEVPERHHDHLIDVQTGNVVEFRNEEIEKLQEFIARELGYKLVDHRLELYGVPLKKDS
- a CDS encoding lysophospholipid acyltransferase family protein; protein product: MADGSPTRARSLPLSHPRALLCLLGVALCLVPVILIQPILLRLPGRAKEKLPYWYFKVACWILGISVEVHGERSREEPVLYVANHVSWLDIFTLGGLMTPSFVARGDLEGWALFGWLSTLRRTIFIDRENRTRSSAHLEMMIDRLRAGDSLILFPEGTSSDGSRVLPFKSSLFAVAERWQGAKPLTVQPVTVAYTQINSMPLGRHFRPFVGWYGDMVLGPHVWELLTIGRVSAVITFHDAITLDAVGGRKAMSAHCHAEISRRLEYLNSGYDPVEHAA
- the miaB gene encoding tRNA (N6-isopentenyl adenosine(37)-C2)-methylthiotransferase MiaB, producing MAKKRLHIKTYGCQMNVYDSARMADVLAPLGYEATDVPDDADLVILNTCHIREKAAEKVYSEVGRLRLLKEEKARTGGRMLVAVGGCVAQAQGEEMMRRAPTIDLVFGPQAYQDLPDLLGRATRELMETGRSHVVAVDLAVDEKFDRLPEMAAAQGYSAFLTIQEGCDKFCSFCVVPYTRGAEYSRPVPDIIAEARRMVDQGTVEITLLGQNVNAWHGDDGTGAAAGLGELMRRLAEIDGLERIRYTTSHPRDVDADLIAAHRDVPKIMPFLHLPVQSGSDRILKAMNRRHNAARYHEIIASLRDARPDLALSSDFIVGYPGETDADFEATMDLVRQVGFASAYSFKYSPRPGTPAADLDEQVPEDVKSLRLAALQEELLRQQEAFNTATVGQILPVLLERDGRHPGQLVGRSPFMQAVSVDAGSAAGHLKGTIRNVEIAAVLSNSLRGRLVEPVNLVAAQ
- a CDS encoding PhoH family protein produces the protein MPGGAAPTADKVVTDFSDNSLLPELFGKHDSNLALIEKRLGVTVSSRGNKVSIAGPSVSAGAARSVLHSLYSRLERGQTVESGDVEGAIRLAESAQPGDAQQTVIRTRKRLITPRSARQTEYVERIRESEIVFGVGPAGTGKTYLSVAVAVEMLLQGRVDRLILSRPAVEAGERIGFLPGDLRDKVDPYLRPLYDALHDMLPGDQVAKALESGDIEVAPLAFMRGRTLANSFIILDEAQNTTPMQMKMFLTRIGENSRMVIAGDPSQIDLPLGSKSGLRDALDILSGVPEVGVVHFGEADVVRHHLVTRIVQAYNENDRQRQVAQMARRTAQNGDDGG
- the ybeY gene encoding rRNA maturation RNase YbeY, with amino-acid sequence MECDSWLGPLPDAEAFARETLSRAGTGADDAEVSVLFADDAFVRDLNARWRGQDKPTNVLSFPAAAAPAQQPRALGDIVLAYETVAREAQEAGKPFTHHAAHLLVHGFLHLLGYDHETEAEADDMEAREVRILETLDIPDPYAENTAIKQNRA
- a CDS encoding hemolysin family protein: MLTRLRGREPSLRESLEDVIEEHRDDPSDLTAEERIMLMNIVSLRELEISDVMVPRADIVAVEMTMPIEELVKAFKEAAHSRLPVYRDTLDDVAGMVHVKDVLIAVTEGQSNGRAVTISDIKRRVLFVPPSMPVIDLLLKMRLSRNHMALVIDEYGGTDGLVTIEDLIETIVGDIDDEHDEQLTPLIMPRPSGSFDVDARCPVEELETQLGIDLLPEEQEDYIDTVGGLLFSLTGRVPERGEVIEHPSGVEFEVTEADARQLRRVRVRKPRSDLGDMLP
- the lnt gene encoding apolipoprotein N-acyltransferase, with the protein product MMAGLPGWLAARRPWQRFGLAFVLGALATAAFAPLYAVPVLLVSFPGLILLLEAAPMKKGAFGIGWFFGFGHFLTGFYWVANALAIAGAPPAAAIALPLGMALYTGFAGLLFRVIGRLVPSRVLLFALCWALAEWLRGHVITGFPWNLAAYAWAFSDAMSQFASLAGAYGMTLITAAIAASPVVLVGRKPAGSSDFRGPIGAAFCVLALFVFGAVRLAAADPEPADRPMVRAVQPDIAQDEKWLPQNFHRNFTDHLALSEGPGNEAIDLFAWSEAAVPYQLDVDMPGRDRIARVGRPGAVVVTGFPRVEVLPDGRMRYFNSMIFVGEGGKTLATFDKAHLVPFGEYVPLKGLFRALDSLFEVLGLEIRFDKVVEGGGDFAPGPGARVIHLPGLPPVSPLICYEVIFPGAVTPRAERPDWLLNITNDAWYGEWAGPRQHLAIARYRSIEEGLPMLRAAGTGISAIIDAHGRVIADLGIGERGIVDGRLPAPLAPTLYARFGDSVFWVLMAGLALLVLGMRLRNRQ
- a CDS encoding helix-turn-helix transcriptional regulator: MLSDSNPVDIHVGKRLRQRRTFIGMTQEQLGVALGITFQQIQKYERGANRIGASRLFDICRILDVTPQFFFEEMPEQGEGAPLGAAPQPTRGDDPIDRETMDLVRAYRQIDSAPVRHRLLELARALAKGG
- the metK gene encoding methionine adenosyltransferase, coding for MARNSYLFASESVSEGHPDKVCDMISDAVLDTFLAADPYARVACETLVTTQQIILAGEVRGPASITPDVLEQVARNTVRQIGYEQDGFHWKTCDVKVLLHSQSADIAIGVDSAGNKDEGAGDQGIMFGYACRETDALMPAPIYYAHKILRDMAQARHSGTVKGLGPDAKSQISLLYENGQPVRATSIVVSTQHDGDLSSADVEGIVHPFISNALPSGWLTSETDFYINPTGRFVIGGPDGDAGLTGRKIIVDTYGGAAPHGGGAFSGKDPTKVDRSAAYAARYLAKNVVAAGLGDRCTIQLSYAIGVSRPLSIYVDLHGTGNVDENRLSEVLAEVMDLSPRGIRTHLGLNKPIYARTAAYGHFGREPEADGGFSWERTDLADALRSALA
- a CDS encoding tRNA (guanine(46)-N(7))-methyltransferase TrmB, encoding MTSDTPVVRRLYGRRRGKALNQTRLDLMDRLLPAVSVPLEEGDANLDPRIWFGPSVCEVWFEVGFGKGEHLAWQARNNPEIGFIGCEPYENGVAGLLAEIAEHKLDNVRIWMDDAAVLLAALRPASIGRAFLLFPDPWPKARHHRRRFVSHDRLDILARALADGAEFRAATDHADYGDWIVRHMSAREDFEWTAERAADWQGRTEDWPQTRYEAKALEKGDKPLYLRYRRMTR